From Vigna angularis cultivar LongXiaoDou No.4 chromosome 11, ASM1680809v1, whole genome shotgun sequence:
AgtgacgaacgttatttaccatGTGAATCAGTTTAATGAACTGACCCTCGTGAGTTCAAACCAATACTTCAAGGAATAATTTAAGTGTGGAGGCTCCAGGCCGAATACATAGAATGTAGACACCTCAAGACGTTAACGAACCATATTTAGAATAATTCTCATACTGAAATccactgccagtcaatgaccgaacgtggtAAAGGAAAGTTCTTCTGAAGTTGGACGTACGCTATTTCATTAAGACTAATTTACAAGAATGAGtacgagcgctcagtataagaccgaacaccactTATAgcgagcgctaggtgtaagaccgagcacttctcagtacgagcgcttagTATAAGGCCGAGCACCATTCAGCTTATAACAGTAGACTTGATAATTATACTAAGGGACTTTCGGAGTAGTGTTTACGCACGGAAAATATACTATTacgtatgtatatataaaagaatggagtttatcaaagaataccagatacaacagtgcttggccgaacgctcaagcatagtattatAACACGAGGACGCTCGACCTCAACTAGGGTTctatccaaatgaaagaatcccattttttttctatattacaagggaaaaccgaacggtcaaagaccgttcaaCAACGAACGTACATTATTATGGGGAAATTCTTATACAATCCATTTTCATTCCAGTTCATTTCTCATCATGCAATCTCATAGTTTCATgcgttcatatcaacatcaactttCACATTTCATACACTCCATATCATGTAAATTCATGTATTTCATTCTCAACCATaaatcaacgaacgttcatacaattCAATCTCATCAAACATCATGCATTATACTCATGCAGTcaattaacgaacgttcatacaaaacacaacatacgaattaaatcaaataagcttcccttacctctaagcgtgaACGGACGTCTTACAGATCGCAACTTGGTTTTGTCAAACTAAgattccttctaccctcaacgttcAACTAAtcttcaaaccaaaaaaatcaacaacagACCAACAAGGAGTTCAGAAATAAACTAGggactcatgcaaccagaacttggctTGCACTTCCAaaagaacgaacgactaagggaaaggaaacttaccagtttccaGAATTCGAAACTGTTCGGTTCAAGTtgaagcttgggacgccggAAGTGATCCTACGGTGCCGGAACgttgatcggagaagagaaaaggtgagttatcgtagagagaagggagagttttctagagagaagaaggagaaaatgaaagatcagatttttggaaagagggtgcatgcagaggagagtggaGTAGATTTTCTAAAATTCAAGTTTTACTTCACACATTAAAACGAACGTCCCTCTTCAGTCGACACCTATTTTCCACTAACTGATTTTCGGATCTCTTTGCTTGACACCTGGTTTCATTTCATTTGATTACctcatttttttcttgattCTTTGAGGAAAAATGTATAAGCGACATTTGATATCAATTTACAATGAATAAATTAACATAACAAACTATAACATCAATTTCAACTTAAAATTTTGAGATAATaaattcatgattttttttatatttttttcattttcatttaatatgaaATTCAAACTTATATTTGTAGtcctaataatatttaactaacttcataaaataaaagatcTTAAATTAAAAACCTAGCATATTatactagttttaacaaattaaaagcTATTAAGGGACCTCAAACTAAAATCCTTGAATATTATACTAGTTTTAATCAGATCACAAGCTATTATCGACCAACAACTCGTTGAAAACCGTGGCTTAACGAAATaatctttgtttttcttcaatgttgattattttttatccaCAAAAAGACCTGTCATTAATTTATACAGGAAATACCGCAAACGTGGTTGATAAAAAAGCTTGCATGATTAGGGGTTTTCTAGGTTTTACTTTTCAACAAAGCATCCTGGGTTCGATGTGCACATGAGTTGGAATCTGCTTTTAAATTAACTAACAAACTTGCTTTATTGAAAGTGGGACACAGTATGACATGAAACGGACCCACTACACTAATATTAAGTGCAGTTATTTCCATCAAATTCACTGCAACTTAAATGCAATCATCTCTCCATTTGAAATTTGACCAAGTCAATATTAGCACATCAATCCATGCAACTTTTGTTAGCCATCATGATTGTGTTCCATTTCCTCCATTTAACTGTAGTTATAGTAATTTTGATTTGGGGTCACCACAATGATAATGCTGATATTTAACTTCACCTACACTTGCCGTGAGGTAACAGCAATCTCAAGTTCGTAATATTATTAACTGGGAAATGTGAATTAAACGAATGTTTCTACTTTACTGCACAAGAAGAAGAACTGAAAACCAGTTCATTTCACTCTGGTTTATTGTTACTCTACCCAAAAGTAGCATGTGCGAACCACTCTCACCTTTCTATAAACCAAAAATTTCTGTCTCTATCTTTGTATCATGACGAATTTAAAGTATGTTTATGATCATAATGAGATTTAGATCAAATCAACTTTTTTTCCTACTAATTACTATATAAACATGCACGTCATGGCTCATAGGTGGCAGCAGGTAGCCATCGTTAATTTAATTGAACGATGGCTGGCTCAGAACAACTAAAGTAATGAACCAATAGTACACAGTAGCAGGTAAGTTTATTGTTTATTCTAAATTTCCTCTCTAAGCCAAGACTAAAATTGGAGTTACGAGATATTCGGCAAATACTTGAAAATATATACTGTACAATGTATTacagataattaaaaatagtgaaTCTAAGTCTTAAACTGAGTAGACATAAAGACATAAGAAAGTTGACTACTATATTAGAATATACTAGAATGAATACTCAAACTTATTGTTTTAATGTTCTGAGTTAGAGGTATTATCGATTTTTTATGTGGATTGAAAACAGGTCTTATTGGTGTTCTTTGTCTTCTTAGGAAATTCTTTTCTCGAAATACCCTTCAAGATTTGACAATTTTATTACGAACAATGTAATTTTCTGTTATGTAAAAACATTTTGTACAAATTAATCTCGCGTTTAATATGATATCAGTGTATATACAAGAAGATTAAAGCAATATATTTATAGTTCAAAGATGAAGAATTGGTATGGGATCTTTGAATAACGTATCAACATTCACAATCTTTTAAATTACTAACTAAGATCGTTTGACGTGTGCTAAAGTATTCAGAAATTCAACTATGAGAACTTGCTATGTTTGTCCTATAAGGGTGCATCCAactaatcattattttattatacatgATTCAATTATTACGTTCAAATGGATGGTAAAGTGCATGTAGCATCACCTTGTGGCACGTGTTAGTTAGCTGCATGGACCATCTCTATGATTTGTCATATTTCTTACAGCCTAAACGTAAGGACTATAAATCACTGGCCACTGTTGTGGAAACAGCACCAGAGAGAAATGCAATTTCCTCTTTCAAGAAGTATCtgagtgttatatatatatatatatattgttcatATTATATTTAGTCACCAAGCTTCTTGGATTTCTGCTAGCTTCATGAAAATGGGAAGTCACTTCAGGTTTTTAAGCCTTTGCCTCTTGGCATTGGTTGCATCAACTCAAGCTCAACTTCAGTTTGGTTTTTATGCCAAGAGCTGCCCAAAAGCTGAGCAAATCATCTTGAAGTTTGTTCATGAGCATATCCACAATGCTCCTTCCCTAGCAGCTGCATTAATCAGAATGCACTTTCATGATTGTTTCGTCAGGGTATGTGGTTCGATTATGCTCTAAGCTCCTTTAATTTTCACTTTACAATGTACTGTGTTGGGTGAAGGAGGTACCTAACATGAAGCATTTCAGGGATGTGATGGATCAGTGCTACTGAACTCAACAACCAATCAGGCTGAAAAGAATGCTCCTCCAAATCTCACAGTCAGAGGCTTTGACTTCATTGACAGAATAAAGAGCCTTGTTGAGGCTGAATGCCCTGGCGTCGTCTCTTGTGCTGATATCCTAACTTTGGCAGCCAGAGACACCATTGTAGCCACAGTAAGAGCTTAATCTTTATCAAGAAAGCTGAAGTATAAGCACAAAAGACTTCTGCTTCGTCTTTATCTTGACACTTTCATTTTGATAACAAAAAATGACTCATTATGGCTTTCAGGGTGGACCCTTTTGGAAAGTTCCGACAGGTCGAAGAGATGGGGTAGTCTCTATCTTGGAGGAAGCCAGAGATAACATTCCTGCTCCATTTGACAACATCACCACCCTGCAAACACTGTTTTCCAACCAAGGACTTGATTTGAAGGACTTGGTCCTGCTCTCTGgtacttttttattaaacaatttccTAAGCATTATTTTACTGAAATATGGCAGAATATCTGAATGGATCGTTAAGTTTTTAGGAATTTGCTAACTATGTTTCTAATCTTCAGTAATTAATGGCCTAGAGTTCAACTTGTTTCAGGTGCTCACACAATTGGTGTGGCTCATTGCTCATCATTATCAAACCGCTTGTTCAACTTTACTGGGAAGGGTGATCAAGACCCTTCACTGGACAGTGAATATGCTGAAAATCTGAAAACCTTCAAGTGTAATGACCTGAATAGGTTGAACACCACAAAGATTGAGATGGACCCTGGAAGCCGCAAGACATTTGACCTTGACTATTACAGACAAGTGATTAAGAGAAGGGGCCTGTTCGAGTCAGATGCTGCATTGTTGAATAATGCAGTTACTAAGTCTCAAATCATTGAATTGCTTCAAGGATCACTTGAAAATTTCTTTGCTGAGTTTGCCAGCTCCATTGAGAAAATGGGAAGAATTAAGGTCAAGACAGGGACAGAAGGAGAGATCAGGAAGCATTGTGCATTTGTAAATAGCTAAGAATCTTGTCTTGTTCATGGATCAACAATCCTGGTAAATCTTGATAATTTGTTTTTGGGTTTGGTTATTTATGCTATGTCATGTGTTGTCTACCGATAAAGGACCCTTATGACATGGTTGTTGTACTTTTATGTGTGTTTTTGAATAAGTGGGTTCATAGTCATTCTTGTTTCAAACTTTGCTGCTAGATCTCTTCTAATAAGCAGCAGGATTTAGAGGGGATTTATTGTGCTGCACACAGCAGAGTTAATGTATTTTTGTGtagttctttttttattgatgtaaTTTTTCACTGTTATTGTTAATTAAATGCAGTTTTTGTTTAATTGAAGAtgattgtttatttatttattcatttcaaattataaaaactatgCAAATAAGGAATGTGAAAGAGTATCCAAGCAAAACCAACCCGATCCAATA
This genomic window contains:
- the LOC108333252 gene encoding peroxidase 39; the protein is MKMGSHFRFLSLCLLALVASTQAQLQFGFYAKSCPKAEQIILKFVHEHIHNAPSLAAALIRMHFHDCFVRGCDGSVLLNSTTNQAEKNAPPNLTVRGFDFIDRIKSLVEAECPGVVSCADILTLAARDTIVATGGPFWKVPTGRRDGVVSILEEARDNIPAPFDNITTLQTLFSNQGLDLKDLVLLSGAHTIGVAHCSSLSNRLFNFTGKGDQDPSLDSEYAENLKTFKCNDLNRLNTTKIEMDPGSRKTFDLDYYRQVIKRRGLFESDAALLNNAVTKSQIIELLQGSLENFFAEFASSIEKMGRIKVKTGTEGEIRKHCAFVNS